The Lucilia cuprina isolate Lc7/37 chromosome 5, ASM2204524v1, whole genome shotgun sequence genome includes a window with the following:
- the LOC111684561 gene encoding procathepsin L, with the protein MKLVVCILPLFCGLALAQFGGFGNFGGSIANSFQQGVQAIAARVKNVPFVDNAKNFADYAQQAGKTYASAAEKTLREGVFNAHKKLVDANNQAFAAGKSTFELAANAFSDVTNAEFLKFFTGNRKSSAGENLAKQHRQKAAVADAPIPDSFDWREKGGVTPVKFQGECGSCWSFAVTGAIEGHVFRKTGKLINLSEQNLVDCGKEEYGLAGCDGGFQEYGFEFVTNQKGIAVGDKYPYVDKKQTCSYKNNLKGAEINGFATIDPKDEVTMKKVIATLGPLACSVNGLESLLLYKRGIYADEECNKGEVNHSVLVVGYGSENGLDYWIVKNSWDKAWGEEGYFRLPRGNNFCGIASECSYPIV; encoded by the exons ATGAAGTTAGTGGTTTGCATTTTGCCTCTGTTTTGTGGCTTGGCTTTGGCCCAATTTGGCGGTTTCGGTAATTTTGGTGGAAGTATTGCCAACAGTTTTCAGCAAGGTGTTCAAGCTATAGCTGCTCGTGTTAAAAATGTACCATTCGTAGATAATGCCAAGAATTTTGCTGATTATGct CAACAAGCTGGCAAAACTTATGCCTCCGCTGCTGAGAAAACTTTGCGTGAGGGTGTTTTCAATGCCCACAAAAAACTGGTCGATGCCAACAATCAAGCTTTTGCTGCTGGAAAGTCTACTTTCGAATTAGCTGCCAATGCCTTTTCTGACGTCACCAATGCCGAATTCCTTAAATTTTTCACCGGTAATCGCAAATCCAGTGCGGGAGA aaATCTGGCTAAACAACATCGTCAAAAGGCTGCTGTTGCTGATGCTCCTATTCCCGACTCTTTCGATTGGCGTGAAAAGGGTGGTGTTACCCCAGTTAAATTCCAAGGTGAATGCGGTTCTTGTTGGTCATTTGCTGTTACTGGTGCCATTGAAGGTCATGTCTTCCGCAAGACCGGCAAACTTATCAATCTCTCTGAACAAAATCTTGTCGATTGTGGTAAAGAAGAGTACGGTTTGGCTGGCTGTGATGGTGGTTTCCAAGAATATGGTTTTGAATTTGTCACCAACCAAAAAGGTATTGCAGTAGGCGATAAATACCCTTATGTGGATAAGAAACAAACTTGCTCGTATAAGAACAATTTGAAAGGAGCTGAGATTAATGGTTTTGCCACTATCGATCCCAAGGATGAAGTGACCATGAAAAAAGTTATTGCCACTTTGGGACCTCTGGCCTGTTCTGTCAATGGTTTGGAGTCTTTGTTGTTGTACAAACGCGGTATTTACGCCGATGAAGAGTGCAACAAGGGTGAAGTTAATCACTCTGTTTTGGTAGTGGGCTATGGCAGTGAAAATGGTCTGGATTATTGGATTGTCAAGAACTCTTGGGACAAGGCTTGGGGTGAGGAGGGCTACTTCCGTTTGCCAAGAGGCAACAACTTCTGTGGTATTGCTAGTGAGTGCAGTTATCCCATTGTTTAG